A region of Melitaea cinxia chromosome 15, ilMelCinx1.1, whole genome shotgun sequence DNA encodes the following proteins:
- the LOC123660203 gene encoding uncharacterized protein LOC123660203: MQSSMQTDELRAIDPSRRSATLLAAQSFSINHAHMGIEPIDTNDPQTKSLASHSHALQPVLLSTAVIEVASDNRIYIARALLDSGSQRCFVTKSFCELINAKLIQSAHEIRGVGNSVTQCSERCELTIKSRINAYTTTIQCFVLPEITCKVPVIDNFSHKHFCIPDNIQLADPQFLQSQNIDILIGADIFWDLLTNGKIRLHNGPYLHNTLFGWVISGPIHYNSRNQFGHIQCNYSSTLDTLLRQFWELEELPKHQGARTDEEQACENHFVTTTTRNSDGRFCVCIPFKRSPEVLGDTFPQAERRFLMLERRLQRSETYKKLYSDFMHEYENMGHMTKITSYSNPHYFMPHHGVLREHSVTTKLRVVFDASATSSSGLSLNDIQRVGEPIQGDLLAILLRFRQHRYVACADVEKMYRQVLVEEQQRHLQLILWRDDPSQPLGIYRLNTVTYGTASAPFLSIRCLKQLGTESADPDVQRIIKEDFFVDDLITGDDDLTKLLYLCNETAKTLMSGCFPLRKWTFNFSQENLHASNNYNALNELSFNNNSSNKTLGIGWFNTTDELHFNTQIDFNNNNSKCITKRIILSHISQIFDPLGLISPSITQAKILLQRLWLLKIDWNDAVPDDVTRTWNRFISSLANVLNTIRVPRYVLGENHKHTLTELHIFTDASQLAYGTCIYVRTVSDDLNVSVRLLCAKGKVAPLNSVSIPRLELCGALLGARLYDKDYLPLSPAHFLVGRTLTSPACEDFTYANTLRLTRYQRVEQMRQHFWSRWMKEYVGELQIRNKWKSEIDDLKPNTLVVIKDDNLPPLKWQLGRVTRTIPGKDNITRVAEIRTNTGLIRRSCTKICPLFETD, translated from the exons ATGCAGTCGTCAATGCAAACTGATGAGTTGAGAGCTATAGACCCGAGCCGTCGCAGCGCGACACTACTCGCCGCTCAATCCTTTTCTATAAATCACGCACACATGGGGATCGAGCCTATCGATACGAATGATCCACAAACAAAATCACTTGCGTCTCATTCACATGCACTGCAACCTGTATTGCTGTCGACTGCAGTCATCGAAGTGGCAAGCGACAATCGTATATACATCGCACGCGCTTTATTGGACAGTGGTAGTCAGCgctgttttgttacaaaatcatTTTGTGAATTAATAAACGCAAAATTAATACAGTCCGCTCACGAGATTAGAGGTGTAGGTAATTCAGTTACGCAATGTAGTGAAAGATGCGAGCTGACAATAAAATCGCGCATAAATGCCTACACTACAACCATTCAATGTTTTGTACTACCAGAAATTACATGTAAGGTCCCAGTTATTGATAATTTCTCACACAAACATTTCTGTATTCCAGACAACATTCAATTGGCGGATCCACAGTTTTTGCAGTCTCAAAATATAGACATTCTGATCGGCGCAGACATATTTTGGGACTTGCTTACTAACGGTAAAATAAGGCTACATAATGGAccttatttacataatacattATTCGGCTGGGTAATATCAGGTCCCATACATTACAATTCACGCAACCAATTTGGCCATATCCAGTGCAACTACTCAAGCACATTAGACACATTGTTACGACAGTTCTGGGAACTGGAGGAGCTACCCAAGCATCAGGGCGCACGGACTGATGAGGAGCAAGCGTGCGAGAATCATTTCGTCACAACCACTACGCGAAACAGTGACGGTAGGTTCTGCGTTTGTATTCCGTTTAAACGGTCACCTGAGGTCTTGGGAGACACGTTTCCTCAAGCAGAACGACGCTTTTTGATGCTGGAAAGACGATTACAACGTTCAGAAACGTACAAAAAACTTTATAGCGATTTTATGCATGAATATGAAAATATGGGACATATGACTAAGATCACATCTTATAGCAACCCACACTATTTCATGCCTCATCATGGGGTTTTGCGTGAACATAGTGTAACTACGAAGTTGCGTGTAGTATTTGACGCCAGCGCCACTTCCAGCTCAGGCTTATCTCTCAACGACATCCAGCGTGTAGGAGAGCCCATACAAGGTGACTTACTAGCTATCCTTTTACGCTTCAGGCAACACCGGTATGTGGCCTGCGCTGACGTTGAGAAGATGTACCGGCAGGTGCTGGTTGAGGAGCAGCAGCGTCATCTACAGCTTATTCTCTGGCGAGACGATCCTTCGCAGCCGCTCGGTATTTACCGTCTAAACACCGTCACTTATGGTACAGCATCTGCTCCTTTTTTAAGTATACGTTGTTTAAAACAGCTGGGCACCGAAAGTGCTGATCCTGACGTCCAGAGAATAATAAAAGAAGATTTTTTCGTTGACGATCTTATTACTGGCGATGACGACCTGacgaaattattgtatttatgcaATGAAACTGCCAAAACATTGATGTCAGGTTGTTTTCCACTTCGAAAGTGGACCTTTAATTTTTCACAAGAAAATCTCCACGcatcaaataattataacgcATTAAATGAATTATCTTTTAACAATAACAGTAGTAATAAAACATTAGGTATAGGCTGGTTTAATACGACAGACGAACTTCATTTTAATAcacaaattgattttaataataataattctaaatgTATAACTAAACGTATTATTTTATCTCATATTTCTCAAATATTCGATCCTCTCGGGCTAATTAGCCCCAGCATTACGCAAGCGAAGATTTTATTACAGCGTCTATGGCTACTTAAAATTGACTGGAACGATGCAGTGCCCGATGACGTCACTCGTACGTGGAACCGGTTTATATCGTCCCTCGCTAATGTTCTCAATACTATCCGTGTGCCGCGTTATGTACTAGGAGAAAACCATAAGCATACTCTCACGGAATTGCACATATTTACAGACGCTTCACAATTAGCTTATGGCACTTGTATTTATGTTCGCACAGTTAGTGACGACTTGAATGTTTCTGTACGATTGCTCTGCGCGAAGGGCAAGGTAGCACCTTTAAATTCGGTAAGCATACCGCGCTTAGAACTGTGTGGCGCGCTATTAGGAGCGAGACTATACGATAA GGATTATCTTCCTCTCAGCCCGGCTCATTTCCTGGTCGGTCGCACTTTGACATCACCGGCATGTGAAGATTTCACATATGCAAACACGCTGCGGCTTACACGCTACCAAAGAGTTGAACAGATGCGACAGCATTTCTGGTCTCGTTGGATGAAGGAGTACGTTGGTGAACTGCAAATTCGCAACAAATGGAAGTCGGAGATAGATGACCTTAAGCCTAATACATTAGTGGTTATTAAGGATGACAATCTTCCCCCTCTTAAGTGGCAGTTGGGACGTGTGACACGAACGATACCCGGCAAGGACAATATCACACGAGTCGCTGAAATTCGTACCAACACGGGTCTTATCAGGCGCTCATGCACAAAAATCTGTCCCCTGTTTGAAACCGATTGA